A genome region from Neptunomonas japonica JAMM 1380 includes the following:
- a CDS encoding EAL domain-containing protein codes for MDAFNNLKINYSPEPTIANSDSQPTVQDLNRLLVLQRDLLEKITLNLPLKTVLDGLCLEIEQIVGSCHVFIMLLNNRGYLDLLSAPNVSPEQALLYNHLQPGPEAHSSGTAVFSDQPVFVINTLTDTRWAKHQTLANSQNIGACWSYPLHESAHKPIGSISIASPSPRSPSTFHARLLESAAHIAGIAISRHISHANLKNSEQRFSHIVSSIPGVVLQTEFDLKNNPYFTYVSEGIENLCGVTSKEAMLHFSGVWKCLHEDDRANVAKCLTSRCADDSLWTTECRILDQQGQMKWIHLASTPEWDQHKQLKRINSIVLDISSEKEANAQLELAGIAFASTNEGIMVADNNNHIVDVNRAYCEMTGFSREELLGKTPSLLNSGRHETQFFENIYETIEKQGFWQGELWNRRSNGAVYPQWLNINAVHNIQGELTHYVSVAADVTNIKESEAKLRHMSQHDALTDLPNRQLFKILLDHAIEHTKDEQHTAVLMIDLDRFKYVNETMGHQAGDQLLIQVARRLRNVLADNNLLARVGGDEFAIMIENCSHQGEVERIAMRIVSALEGAVDLDGHNFFTTASIGISLYPEHGFDSETLIKNADTAVHQAKDDGRNNYAFYQPEQSQFIEQWVRLEPELRRALALDQFRVFYQPQINAETGKISGVEALLRWQHPKEGLIPPGMFLPIVEEIGLMNQVGNWVLEQACAQAEKWKKSGYPNFRIAVNIAGQQILSHRLVDIVKELLEKYDIHPDQLELEIVENIVMKHADAAQPVLNELRNLGVRLALDDFGTGYSSLSYLKMLPVQKVKIDQSLVRDIPDDPNDEAIARAIIALSHSLNLSVCAEGVETEEQRKFLSGEHCDQLQGYLISKPIPANELNLWLDQQERQVEVR; via the coding sequence ATGGACGCATTTAACAATCTGAAGATTAATTATTCTCCAGAGCCAACAATAGCAAACAGCGATTCGCAACCTACTGTTCAAGACTTGAATCGCTTACTTGTTTTGCAGCGAGATTTGCTTGAGAAGATCACGCTGAATCTACCACTGAAAACAGTGTTAGATGGCCTTTGCCTGGAAATAGAACAGATTGTGGGCTCATGCCATGTGTTCATTATGCTGCTGAATAACCGCGGCTACCTAGACTTACTCAGCGCACCTAACGTATCACCAGAGCAAGCCCTGCTTTATAACCACTTACAACCGGGTCCTGAGGCTCACTCTAGTGGCACTGCTGTTTTCTCTGACCAGCCTGTCTTTGTAATAAATACACTCACCGATACCCGTTGGGCAAAACACCAAACATTGGCCAACTCACAAAACATTGGCGCCTGCTGGTCTTACCCGTTACATGAGTCGGCACACAAGCCAATAGGCAGTATTTCTATTGCTAGCCCATCACCAAGAAGCCCTTCTACTTTCCATGCACGCTTACTTGAAAGCGCTGCTCATATTGCTGGTATCGCTATTTCACGTCACATTAGCCATGCCAACCTAAAAAATTCTGAGCAACGCTTTTCACATATAGTTTCGTCAATCCCTGGGGTTGTTCTACAAACTGAGTTCGACCTAAAGAACAACCCATATTTTACTTATGTTAGCGAGGGAATAGAAAACCTTTGCGGGGTCACCTCTAAAGAAGCAATGCTGCATTTTAGTGGGGTATGGAAATGTCTTCATGAAGATGATCGCGCTAATGTCGCTAAGTGCTTAACCAGCCGTTGCGCGGATGATTCATTGTGGACAACGGAGTGTCGAATACTTGATCAGCAAGGCCAAATGAAATGGATACACTTAGCTTCGACACCGGAATGGGATCAACACAAACAATTAAAACGCATTAATAGTATCGTTTTAGATATCAGTAGTGAGAAAGAAGCGAACGCACAACTAGAGTTAGCTGGGATTGCCTTTGCATCAACCAATGAAGGAATAATGGTTGCAGATAATAACAACCATATTGTTGACGTTAACCGCGCATACTGCGAGATGACAGGCTTCTCCAGAGAAGAACTACTCGGAAAAACACCATCCCTACTTAACTCGGGCCGCCATGAAACTCAGTTCTTTGAAAACATTTACGAGACAATTGAAAAACAAGGCTTTTGGCAGGGAGAGCTTTGGAATCGCCGAAGTAACGGTGCTGTATATCCTCAGTGGTTAAATATTAACGCCGTTCATAACATTCAAGGTGAGCTCACACACTATGTAAGTGTCGCGGCTGATGTAACAAATATTAAAGAATCAGAAGCAAAGCTGCGCCACATGAGCCAGCATGATGCACTTACAGATTTACCCAATAGGCAGCTATTTAAGATACTCCTAGACCATGCTATTGAACACACTAAAGATGAGCAGCATACAGCAGTGCTCATGATAGACCTTGATCGCTTTAAATACGTAAATGAAACCATGGGGCACCAAGCAGGAGACCAATTACTCATTCAAGTTGCCCGCCGTTTACGAAATGTATTAGCAGATAACAATTTGTTAGCCCGTGTAGGGGGGGATGAGTTCGCCATTATGATCGAAAACTGCTCCCATCAAGGGGAAGTAGAAAGAATAGCGATGCGTATCGTTAGCGCCTTAGAAGGCGCTGTGGATCTTGATGGACATAACTTTTTCACTACCGCTAGTATTGGCATTTCGCTGTACCCCGAACACGGCTTTGACAGTGAAACCTTGATTAAGAATGCAGATACAGCAGTCCATCAAGCTAAAGATGACGGACGTAATAACTATGCATTCTATCAACCAGAACAATCACAATTTATTGAGCAGTGGGTTCGTTTAGAACCCGAGCTTAGAAGAGCACTGGCATTAGACCAATTTAGAGTTTTTTATCAGCCACAAATCAACGCTGAAACCGGCAAGATCTCTGGCGTTGAAGCTCTGCTACGCTGGCAACATCCAAAAGAAGGGCTAATTCCACCCGGTATGTTTCTTCCTATTGTTGAAGAGATAGGTCTGATGAATCAGGTCGGCAACTGGGTCCTAGAACAAGCTTGTGCACAAGCTGAAAAATGGAAAAAATCAGGATATCCAAATTTTCGTATTGCGGTGAACATTGCTGGACAACAAATTTTAAGCCACCGGTTAGTTGATATTGTCAAAGAACTACTTGAAAAATATGATATACACCCCGACCAACTAGAATTAGAAATTGTTGAAAACATCGTCATGAAGCATGCCGATGCTGCTCAACCCGTGCTTAATGAATTGCGCAACCTCGGCGTTCGCTTAGCATTAGATGACTTTGGGACAGGCTATTCATCCCTCAGTTATCTGAAGATGTTACCCGTCCAAAAAGTTAAAATTGACCAGTCTTTGGTCAGAGATATTCCCGATGACCCTAACGATGAAGCTATTGCTAGGGCCATTATCGCACTTAGCCATAGCTTAAATTTGAGCGTCTGCGCAGAAGGCGTTGAAACAGAAGAACAAAGAAAGTTCTTGAGCGGTGAGCACTGTGATCAATTACAGGGCTACCTAATCAGCAAACCTATACCAGCAAACGAACTCAACTTATGGCTAGACCAGCAAGAGAGGCAAGTTGAAGTGCGTTAA
- a CDS encoding CobW family GTP-binding protein, producing MLTNIPTNIITGFLGVGKTTALNQLIAQKPADETWAIVVNEFGQVGVDQTLLPEKSGLQIKEIAGGCVCCALGPALTISLAMLIRRTQPDRIIIEPTGLGHPEGLIDILQSESFKDVLSLRSIICLLDPRVLEQPEVLRHQAFIDQLNLADVVVLNKCDLATSEQVNEAQQLSEQMFPPKQQVVQATQSSFDIQLLDLARNTSLKSSHPDAHKHNTTNTALPSLFLAQPGKPIKKTGSNKDAFSCGWVFHPDDQFEHDRLLELLNSLNNVWRLKGVFRIGHARVLYNRVLDETTTQPIAWRRDSRLELITQTQLDWDEIESKLISIIKKQPS from the coding sequence ATGCTCACAAACATTCCTACCAATATTATTACAGGCTTCTTAGGTGTTGGTAAAACAACAGCGCTTAATCAACTTATAGCTCAAAAGCCAGCAGATGAAACGTGGGCCATTGTCGTTAACGAATTTGGGCAAGTAGGCGTCGATCAAACATTACTGCCTGAAAAGTCGGGCTTACAGATTAAAGAGATAGCAGGTGGCTGTGTCTGTTGTGCCCTAGGTCCAGCACTAACCATCAGCTTAGCGATGCTGATCCGGCGTACCCAGCCTGATCGTATCATTATAGAACCGACCGGATTAGGACACCCTGAAGGCTTAATCGACATATTGCAAAGCGAGTCATTTAAGGACGTCCTTTCACTGCGTAGTATTATTTGTTTATTAGATCCACGGGTCTTAGAGCAACCTGAAGTGTTACGCCATCAAGCTTTTATTGATCAATTAAATCTTGCCGATGTCGTTGTATTAAATAAATGCGACCTTGCTACATCAGAACAAGTAAATGAAGCACAACAACTCTCTGAACAGATGTTCCCGCCAAAACAGCAGGTTGTTCAAGCAACTCAAAGCTCATTTGATATCCAATTACTCGATCTTGCACGCAATACATCGCTGAAATCAAGCCACCCTGATGCACACAAGCACAACACAACAAACACAGCGCTTCCCTCACTATTTCTTGCTCAACCAGGAAAGCCGATAAAAAAAACGGGGTCCAATAAAGATGCATTTAGCTGTGGTTGGGTTTTTCATCCTGATGATCAATTTGAACATGATCGCTTACTAGAACTTCTGAACTCACTAAACAATGTTTGGCGCTTAAAAGGTGTCTTTAGAATCGGACACGCACGAGTCTTATATAACCGAGTACTTGATGAAACGACCACTCAACCGATTGCATGGCGACGAGATTCAAGGCTAGAGCTTATTACACAAACTCAACTCGACTGGGATGAGATTGAAAGCAAGCTAATCAGCATCATTAAAAAGCAGCCATCTTAA
- a CDS encoding flavodoxin domain-containing protein, protein MASVKFLVGSTYGNAQQVAEDASDQFADLGHLVKVISRPTIDDILASDTEVVIICSATIGEGEIPDSLLPFHSQLSDQFPLLSHIKYGVIALGDSSYDNFADGGRQMDELMTELKAVAVQDMLIIDACETPDPEEAVIEWMSLLHQKI, encoded by the coding sequence ATGGCAAGTGTTAAGTTTTTAGTGGGATCGACATATGGAAATGCACAACAAGTGGCTGAAGACGCCTCTGATCAATTTGCTGATTTAGGACACCTTGTTAAAGTGATTAGTCGTCCAACGATTGATGATATTTTGGCCTCAGATACTGAAGTAGTTATTATCTGCTCGGCTACGATCGGTGAAGGGGAGATCCCTGATAGTTTATTACCTTTTCATAGCCAGTTGAGCGATCAGTTTCCGCTACTTTCACATATAAAATATGGGGTAATAGCTTTAGGTGACAGCTCCTATGATAATTTTGCGGACGGTGGCCGCCAAATGGATGAGCTGATGACTGAGCTAAAGGCTGTTGCCGTGCAAGATATGTTAATAATCGATGCCTGCGAAACACCCGATCCGGAAGAAGCTGTTATTGAATGGATGAGCCTATTGCACCAAAAAATTTAA